From Streptomyces asiaticus, one genomic window encodes:
- a CDS encoding FAD binding domain-containing protein produces MTTHAPQAAHTVTLPSTLDEAVAALAAMPAAVPVAGGTDLMATVNSGLLRPAALVGLGRISEIRGWRYLDGHALLGAGLTHARMGRPDFAALIPALAAAARAAGPPQIRNAGTLGGNIVTAAPTGDALPVLAALEATVIIAGPEGSRREIPVSHLLAGVDLLRPGELVGFVRVPLLHAPQTFLKATGRTGPGRSTASVALVLDPARRGVRCAVGAVAPMPLRPLEAERWVASLIDWDGDRGHLDPQVTTAFGEYVAAACIPDPLPPQDGGEPVPLPPAAIHLRRTVAALARRALGRALA; encoded by the coding sequence TTGACCACGCACGCACCGCAGGCGGCGCACACGGTGACGTTGCCGAGCACGCTCGACGAGGCCGTGGCGGCACTGGCCGCCATGCCCGCCGCCGTGCCCGTGGCGGGCGGTACCGATCTGATGGCCACGGTCAACTCCGGCCTGCTGCGGCCCGCCGCGCTCGTCGGGCTCGGCCGGATCAGCGAAATCCGCGGCTGGCGCTATCTGGACGGGCACGCCCTCCTCGGCGCCGGACTCACCCACGCCCGGATGGGCCGACCCGACTTCGCCGCGCTGATCCCGGCGCTGGCCGCGGCCGCACGCGCCGCCGGGCCCCCGCAGATCCGCAACGCCGGCACCCTGGGCGGCAACATCGTCACCGCCGCCCCCACCGGCGACGCGCTGCCGGTGCTCGCCGCCCTGGAGGCCACGGTCATCATCGCCGGGCCCGAGGGGTCCCGCCGCGAGATCCCGGTCAGCCATCTGCTCGCCGGGGTCGATCTGCTGCGCCCCGGTGAACTCGTCGGATTCGTCCGGGTTCCGCTGCTGCACGCCCCGCAGACCTTCCTCAAGGCCACCGGGCGCACCGGGCCCGGCCGGTCCACCGCCTCCGTCGCCCTCGTCCTGGACCCCGCGCGGCGCGGCGTGCGCTGTGCCGTGGGCGCGGTCGCGCCGATGCCGCTGCGCCCCCTGGAGGCCGAGCGCTGGGTCGCCTCGCTCATCGACTGGGACGGGGACCGAGGCCATCTGGACCCGCAGGTCACGACCGCTTTCGGCGAATACGTCGCCGCCGCGTGCATCCCCGACCCGCTGCCTCCGCAGGACGGCGGCGAGCCGGTCCCCCTGCCGCCTGCCGCGATCCATCTGAGGCGTACCGTGGCAGCTCTGGCCCGCCGAGCACTGGGGAGGGCACTCGCGTGA
- the gntA gene encoding guanitoxin biosynthesis heme-dependent pre-guanitoxin N-hydroxylase GntA, with translation MTVDATDEVERFILGDRFACLAGRSAWRKGGITHRHYDRMGSHDSARLMALDLADFVASADWSHRSFTSFIATFEQPRGVDELRFEELLWEQLQLLHEQDSRSHRWAEGRSSDPQTREFAYSVAGHPFFVIGLHETHRRWGRRPPFPMLAFNSHEQFDRIKGANMWDRLAEKIRKQDIQLQGDINPNLLEYEELSEARRYSGRPKPADWQCPFTAREDEREPALTGRPPA, from the coding sequence ATGACAGTGGACGCAACGGACGAGGTGGAGCGGTTCATCCTGGGGGACCGGTTCGCCTGCCTGGCGGGACGGTCCGCCTGGCGCAAGGGTGGCATCACCCATCGTCACTACGACCGGATGGGATCCCACGATTCGGCCCGGCTGATGGCACTCGACCTCGCGGATTTCGTGGCCTCGGCCGACTGGAGCCACCGGTCGTTCACGAGCTTCATCGCGACCTTCGAGCAACCTCGCGGAGTGGATGAGCTGCGGTTCGAGGAGCTGCTGTGGGAACAGCTCCAGCTACTCCACGAACAGGACTCCCGGTCCCACCGCTGGGCCGAGGGCCGCTCGTCCGACCCGCAGACCAGGGAGTTCGCCTACAGCGTCGCCGGTCACCCCTTCTTCGTCATCGGCCTGCACGAGACCCACCGCCGCTGGGGCCGCCGTCCTCCCTTCCCGATGCTGGCCTTCAACTCGCATGAGCAGTTCGACCGCATCAAGGGCGCCAACATGTGGGACCGGCTCGCGGAGAAGATACGCAAGCAGGACATCCAGCTCCAGGGCGACATCAATCCCAACCTGCTCGAGTACGAGGAGCTCTCCGAGGCCCGCCGCTACTCCGGCCGCCCCAAGCCCGCCGACTGGCAGTGCCCGTTCACCGCCCGCGAGGACGAGCGCGAACCCGCCCTGACGGGTCGGCCCCCGGCCTGA
- a CDS encoding polysaccharide deacetylase family protein: MARHRFMGANSRILAAAFGVVGVTALAAVWTAQSGTAEADPGASPTPKPTPIVGQTSKPDPELPAPVVNMDIAHASDKGAKGVNITIDDGPDPTWTPQVLQVLKANGVKATFCMVGPQAQAHPDLVKDVVADGHRLCDHSMSHDTTMDKKSSAYQSKEILDAQRLITKASGGVKPLYYRAPGGAFTPYSRQIAASQGMRPLGWNVDSKDFKQPGVETEVNTVKNEISNGPTVLFHDAGGDRGQTVEALRQVLPWLKQQGYSFGFPER; encoded by the coding sequence ATGGCACGGCACCGGTTCATGGGGGCGAACAGCCGGATACTGGCGGCGGCGTTCGGTGTGGTGGGGGTGACCGCCCTGGCCGCCGTGTGGACCGCCCAGTCCGGAACCGCCGAGGCCGATCCGGGCGCGTCCCCGACGCCGAAGCCGACGCCGATCGTGGGCCAGACCTCCAAGCCGGACCCCGAACTGCCCGCTCCCGTGGTCAACATGGACATAGCCCACGCCTCCGACAAGGGCGCCAAGGGCGTCAACATCACGATCGACGACGGTCCGGATCCGACCTGGACCCCGCAGGTCCTCCAGGTGCTCAAGGCCAACGGCGTCAAGGCCACCTTCTGCATGGTCGGCCCGCAGGCCCAGGCCCATCCGGACCTGGTCAAGGACGTGGTCGCGGACGGGCACCGGCTGTGCGACCACTCCATGTCGCACGACACGACCATGGACAAGAAGTCGTCCGCCTACCAGTCCAAGGAGATCCTCGACGCCCAGCGACTGATCACCAAGGCGTCGGGCGGCGTCAAGCCGCTCTACTACCGCGCCCCGGGCGGTGCGTTCACCCCGTACAGCCGTCAGATCGCCGCCTCGCAGGGCATGCGGCCGCTGGGCTGGAACGTGGACTCCAAGGACTTCAAGCAGCCGGGTGTCGAGACTGAGGTCAACACCGTCAAGAACGAGATCTCCAACGGCCCCACCGTGCTCTTCCACGACGCGGGCGGCGACCGCGGCCAGACGGTCGAGGCACTGCGCCAGGTCCTGCCGTGGCTGAAGCAGCAGGGATACAGCTTCGGCTTCCCGGAGCGCTGA
- a CDS encoding carbohydrate ABC transporter permease yields MSHSRVSLRIRRPWRFAAEATALLVAAVVAFPLYWMVLSAFKPEGEIQSTEPRPWTGSPSLDSFRRVFQQEDFGRYFLNSLFVAGVVVVASALIAFLAATAVARFTFRFRTTLLIMFLVAQMVPIEALTIPMFFLMRDLGESVPGVGLNTLGSLILPHIAFSLPFAIWMLRGFVKAVPEALEEAAYLDGASRSRFLWQILFPLVFPGLVATSVFSFISAWNDFLFAKSFIISATENSTLPMALLVFFKDEGNDWGGIMAASTVMTIPVLIFFVLVQRRLVSGLGGAVKD; encoded by the coding sequence GTGAGCCACTCGCGCGTCTCGCTGCGCATCCGCCGTCCCTGGCGCTTCGCCGCCGAGGCCACCGCCCTTCTCGTGGCGGCCGTGGTCGCCTTCCCGCTGTACTGGATGGTGCTCTCGGCCTTCAAGCCGGAGGGGGAGATCCAGTCCACCGAGCCCCGGCCGTGGACCGGGTCCCCGTCGCTGGACTCCTTCCGGCGCGTCTTCCAGCAGGAGGACTTCGGGCGCTACTTCCTCAACAGCCTGTTCGTGGCCGGGGTGGTGGTGGTCGCCTCGGCGCTGATCGCCTTCCTGGCGGCCACGGCGGTCGCCCGCTTCACATTCCGGTTCCGCACCACGCTGCTGATCATGTTTCTGGTCGCCCAGATGGTGCCGATCGAGGCGCTGACCATCCCCATGTTCTTCCTGATGCGCGATCTGGGGGAGTCGGTGCCGGGGGTGGGGCTCAACACCCTGGGGTCGCTGATCCTGCCGCATATCGCCTTCTCGCTGCCGTTCGCCATCTGGATGCTGCGCGGCTTCGTCAAGGCGGTGCCCGAGGCGCTGGAGGAGGCGGCCTATCTCGACGGGGCCAGCCGCTCCCGCTTCCTGTGGCAGATCCTCTTCCCACTCGTCTTCCCCGGACTCGTGGCGACGAGCGTCTTCTCCTTCATCTCCGCCTGGAACGACTTCCTCTTCGCCAAGTCCTTCATCATCAGCGCGACCGAGAACTCCACCCTTCCGATGGCGCTGCTGGTCTTCTTCAAGGACGAGGGGAACGACTGGGGAGGGATCATGGCGGCGTCCACCGTCATGACCATCCCCGTGCTGATCTTCTTCGTGCTCGTCCAGCGCCGGCTGGTCTCCGGGCTCGGCGGCGCGGTGAAGGACTGA
- a CDS encoding xanthine dehydrogenase family protein molybdopterin-binding subunit: protein MTGIADGTGAVTATPAAGTPVKTPSTMGLGVSLPPTDSAAKTSGTFPYAADLWAEGLLWAAVLRAPHPHARIVSIDTKQAVEMPGVRAVVTHNDVPGDASHGRRVADRPVFAKDLVRHHGEPIAAVAADHPDTARLAAAAIAVEYEVLEPVTDPEQAFSAEPLHPDGNLVRHIPLSFGDPDVVGEVIVEGLYRIGRQDPAPIGAEAGLAVPRPDGGVEIYTASTDPHADRDLAAACFGLEPERVKVVVTGVPGAMGEREDPGMQLPLGLLALRTGHPVKLAATREESFLGHAHRHPTLLRYRHHADSQGKLVKVEAQILLDAGAYADSSADSLAAAVSFACGPYVVPHAFIEGWAVRTNNPPSGHVRGEGAMQVCAAYEGQMDKLAAKLGLDPVEIRMRNVMATGDLLPTGQTVTCPAPVAELLQAVRDAPLPTLPKDDPEEEWLLPGGLEGAGDPAAVRRGVGYALGMVHMLGAEGRDEVSTATVKVTGPVATVICAAVETGQGFTTLARQIVQDVLGIEEVHVAPIDTDQPPAGPASRGRHTWVSGGAVERAAKMVRTQLLQPLAHTFGMSTELLSIADGKITSYDGVLSTTVEEALEGKELWATAQCRPHPTEPLDETGQGDAFVGLAYCAVRAVVDVDIEIGAVRVVDMTVAQDVGRVLNPRQLRTRIEAGVAQGIGAALTENLRTSRGVVRHPDLTGYALPTALDVPDIRIVKLVEERDVVAPFGAKAASAVPVVTTPAAVAAAVRAATGRPVNRLPIRPQAAVVNRG, encoded by the coding sequence ATGACCGGAATCGCGGACGGCACGGGCGCCGTCACCGCCACCCCCGCCGCCGGAACGCCCGTCAAGACCCCGTCCACCATGGGCCTCGGCGTGTCCCTGCCGCCCACCGATTCGGCCGCCAAGACCTCGGGCACCTTCCCGTACGCGGCCGACCTGTGGGCCGAGGGGCTGCTGTGGGCGGCCGTGCTGCGCGCCCCGCACCCGCATGCCCGCATCGTCTCCATCGACACCAAACAGGCCGTCGAGATGCCCGGCGTACGGGCCGTGGTGACCCACAACGACGTGCCCGGCGACGCCTCCCATGGCCGCCGGGTCGCCGACCGTCCGGTGTTCGCCAAGGACCTGGTCCGCCACCACGGCGAGCCGATCGCCGCGGTCGCGGCCGACCACCCCGACACGGCCCGCCTCGCGGCCGCGGCCATCGCCGTCGAGTACGAGGTGCTGGAGCCCGTCACCGACCCCGAGCAGGCGTTCTCCGCCGAGCCGCTGCACCCCGACGGCAATCTGGTCCGCCACATCCCGCTGTCCTTCGGCGACCCGGACGTGGTCGGCGAGGTCATCGTCGAGGGGCTGTACCGGATCGGCCGACAGGACCCGGCGCCCATCGGCGCCGAGGCGGGCCTGGCCGTGCCGCGCCCCGACGGCGGGGTGGAGATCTACACCGCCTCCACCGATCCGCACGCCGACCGCGACCTGGCCGCCGCCTGTTTCGGTCTCGAGCCGGAGCGGGTGAAGGTCGTCGTCACCGGCGTCCCCGGCGCCATGGGCGAGCGCGAGGACCCGGGGATGCAGCTGCCGCTCGGGCTGCTGGCGCTGCGCACCGGCCATCCGGTGAAGCTGGCGGCGACCCGTGAGGAGTCCTTCCTCGGCCACGCCCACCGCCACCCCACCCTGCTGCGCTACCGCCACCACGCGGACTCCCAGGGCAAGCTGGTCAAGGTCGAGGCGCAGATCCTGCTGGACGCGGGCGCGTACGCCGACTCCTCCGCGGACTCGCTGGCCGCCGCCGTCTCCTTCGCCTGCGGCCCCTATGTCGTTCCGCACGCCTTCATCGAGGGCTGGGCGGTGCGCACCAACAACCCGCCCTCCGGCCATGTGCGCGGCGAGGGCGCGATGCAGGTGTGCGCCGCGTACGAGGGCCAGATGGACAAGCTGGCGGCCAAGCTGGGTCTCGACCCGGTCGAGATCCGGATGCGCAATGTGATGGCCACCGGCGATCTGCTGCCCACCGGACAGACCGTCACCTGCCCGGCCCCGGTCGCCGAGCTGCTGCAAGCCGTAAGGGACGCACCGCTGCCCACTCTCCCCAAGGACGACCCCGAGGAGGAGTGGCTGCTGCCGGGCGGCCTGGAGGGCGCGGGCGATCCGGCCGCGGTGCGGCGCGGGGTCGGCTACGCCCTGGGCATGGTCCATATGCTCGGCGCCGAGGGGAGGGACGAGGTCTCCACCGCCACCGTCAAGGTCACCGGGCCGGTGGCCACCGTCATCTGCGCGGCCGTCGAGACCGGCCAGGGCTTCACCACCCTGGCCCGCCAGATCGTCCAGGACGTCCTCGGTATCGAGGAGGTCCATGTGGCGCCCATCGACACCGACCAGCCCCCGGCCGGGCCCGCCTCGCGCGGCCGCCACACCTGGGTCTCGGGCGGTGCGGTCGAGCGCGCCGCGAAGATGGTCCGCACCCAGCTGCTCCAGCCCCTGGCGCATACGTTCGGCATGTCCACCGAGCTGCTCAGCATCGCCGACGGCAAGATCACCTCGTATGACGGGGTGCTCAGCACGACCGTCGAGGAGGCCCTGGAGGGCAAGGAGCTGTGGGCCACCGCGCAGTGCCGTCCGCACCCCACCGAGCCGCTGGACGAGACCGGGCAGGGTGACGCCTTCGTCGGGCTCGCCTACTGCGCGGTGCGCGCCGTGGTGGACGTCGACATCGAGATCGGCGCGGTACGGGTCGTCGACATGACGGTGGCCCAGGACGTGGGCCGGGTCCTCAACCCGCGTCAGCTGAGGACCCGTATCGAGGCGGGTGTCGCCCAGGGCATCGGCGCGGCCCTCACCGAGAACCTGCGCACCTCACGCGGTGTGGTCCGGCACCCGGACCTGACCGGCTACGCCCTGCCGACCGCCCTGGACGTCCCCGACATCCGCATCGTCAAGCTGGTCGAGGAGCGGGACGTGGTGGCCCCCTTCGGCGCCAAGGCGGCCAGCGCGGTGCCGGTGGTCACCACCCCGGCCGCGGTGGCGGCGGCGGTTCGCGCGGCCACCGGCCGTCCGGTCAACCGCCTCCCGATCCGCCCCCAGGCGGCGGTCGTCAACCGGGGCTAG
- a CDS encoding 2Fe-2S iron-sulfur cluster-binding protein has protein sequence MSDEQQPHRPEPGSGWQPMPHGPEYDAESTAFVQLPPDYAHPDPTDPSGRWDPLAAPGTGYAPPPMDTGHGDPSQGGHWQPSGHGQGAPHDQGMHDQGMHNQGMTGHWTTAETDGGYLYGGHDDPHHGSGQWPAPTEDQQGHHPPHTGHWPAPAAEEPVDDWPVPAPSDDGAGGPVHTSQWTIPVAGDDGVDETGEYRVDDHPGPAAPPYGGHADGPQDPQTTAQLRMPFAGQAQPRQQPQQPHQPQQPLQPQPGQQQGHSGQWSVPAADEGTEDSGEYAVEGHLGPAASAPPAVPMPPPARRRLRMPDRDEPAPAADPAWPGPSAGDSGEFATDGHQGLHTPPRGTPPHGTPPHGAPPGTPPHDGPASGRPAADDPGRRPGDPAAGGSGEFPVDFPVDGQHTGLETPPHGSPAPGLPQEASWHGAFADDRFADDRLTDDRSADDRLPGAPFAGDAHGHAPHLGPEDGAGHTGAAAAPGAPEAPAEAVPDDAGPELADPSAEPEPSPAEGEFTDASDDAGAPAPAGTPADAPEAADTPVEPLAEPLLAEAAQAADEGPSHSEHPLASYVLHVNGADRPVTDVWIGESLLYVLRERLGLAGAKDGCSQGECGACSVQVDGRLVASCLVPAATAAGSEVRTVEGLATGGQPSDVQRALARCGAVQCGFCVPGLAMTVHDLLEGNHAPTDQETRQAISGNLCRCSGYRGVLDAVREVVAGREAAEDAEAEADEGHDAHQDPARIPHQTGPHGITGNGSVNGSGSGRASA, from the coding sequence GTGAGTGATGAACAGCAGCCGCACCGGCCGGAGCCGGGGAGCGGCTGGCAGCCGATGCCGCACGGCCCGGAGTACGACGCCGAGTCGACGGCCTTCGTTCAACTGCCGCCCGACTACGCCCACCCGGACCCGACCGACCCCTCCGGCCGTTGGGACCCGCTCGCGGCGCCCGGCACGGGCTACGCGCCCCCGCCCATGGACACCGGACACGGTGACCCGTCCCAGGGCGGCCACTGGCAGCCGTCAGGACATGGCCAGGGCGCGCCCCATGACCAGGGCATGCACGATCAGGGCATGCACAACCAGGGCATGACCGGGCACTGGACCACCGCCGAGACCGATGGCGGCTACCTCTACGGCGGCCACGACGATCCCCATCACGGGTCCGGCCAGTGGCCGGCGCCCACCGAGGACCAGCAGGGCCACCATCCGCCGCACACCGGCCACTGGCCGGCTCCGGCGGCCGAGGAGCCGGTGGACGACTGGCCGGTGCCCGCCCCGTCCGACGACGGCGCCGGCGGGCCCGTGCACACCAGCCAGTGGACCATCCCGGTCGCGGGCGACGACGGTGTGGACGAGACCGGTGAGTACCGCGTCGACGACCACCCCGGCCCGGCCGCCCCTCCGTACGGCGGCCACGCGGACGGTCCCCAGGACCCGCAGACGACGGCCCAGTTGCGGATGCCGTTCGCCGGGCAGGCACAGCCCCGGCAGCAGCCGCAGCAGCCCCATCAGCCGCAGCAGCCCCTCCAGCCCCAGCCCGGGCAGCAGCAGGGGCACTCCGGCCAGTGGTCGGTTCCGGCCGCCGACGAGGGCACGGAGGACTCCGGGGAGTACGCGGTCGAGGGCCACCTCGGCCCGGCCGCGTCCGCGCCACCGGCCGTGCCCATGCCGCCGCCCGCCCGCCGCCGGCTGCGCATGCCCGACCGCGATGAACCGGCCCCGGCCGCGGACCCGGCGTGGCCGGGCCCCTCCGCCGGGGACTCGGGCGAGTTCGCGACCGACGGGCACCAGGGGCTGCACACCCCGCCCCGCGGCACCCCGCCGCACGGGACCCCGCCACATGGCGCGCCCCCTGGCACCCCGCCGCACGACGGCCCCGCGTCCGGGCGGCCCGCCGCCGACGACCCCGGCCGGCGGCCGGGCGATCCGGCCGCCGGGGGCTCCGGCGAGTTCCCGGTCGACTTCCCGGTCGACGGGCAGCACACCGGGCTGGAGACCCCGCCGCACGGCAGTCCGGCCCCCGGACTGCCCCAGGAGGCGTCCTGGCACGGCGCGTTCGCGGACGACCGGTTCGCGGACGACCGTCTGACGGACGACCGGTCGGCCGATGACCGTTTGCCGGGCGCCCCATTCGCGGGGGACGCCCATGGGCACGCCCCGCACCTCGGCCCCGAGGACGGCGCGGGCCACACCGGCGCCGCCGCCGCGCCGGGCGCCCCCGAGGCCCCCGCCGAGGCGGTACCGGACGACGCCGGGCCCGAGCTCGCCGATCCCTCGGCCGAGCCCGAACCGTCCCCGGCCGAGGGCGAGTTCACGGACGCGTCCGACGACGCCGGAGCGCCCGCCCCGGCCGGGACCCCGGCCGACGCCCCCGAGGCCGCCGACACCCCCGTCGAGCCCCTTGCCGAGCCCCTCCTCGCCGAGGCCGCCCAGGCCGCGGACGAGGGCCCGAGCCACAGCGAGCATCCGCTCGCCTCGTACGTCCTGCACGTCAACGGCGCCGACCGCCCCGTCACCGACGTCTGGATCGGCGAGTCGCTGCTCTACGTGCTGCGCGAGCGCCTCGGCCTCGCAGGGGCCAAGGACGGCTGCTCCCAGGGCGAGTGCGGGGCCTGCTCGGTCCAGGTCGACGGGCGGCTCGTCGCCTCCTGCCTGGTGCCCGCCGCCACCGCCGCGGGCAGCGAGGTCCGCACCGTCGAGGGCCTCGCCACCGGCGGACAGCCCTCCGACGTCCAGCGCGCGCTCGCCCGGTGCGGGGCCGTGCAGTGCGGCTTCTGCGTGCCCGGGCTGGCGATGACCGTGCACGACCTCCTCGAGGGCAACCACGCCCCGACCGACCAGGAGACCCGCCAGGCGATCTCCGGCAACCTCTGCCGCTGCTCCGGCTACCGTGGGGTCCTCGACGCCGTCCGCGAGGTCGTCGCGGGCCGTGAGGCCGCCGAGGACGCGGAGGCCGAGGCGGACGAGGGACACGACGCCCACCAGGACCCGGCCCGCATCCCGCACCAGACGGGACCGCACGGCATCACCGGCAACGGGAGCGTCAACGGAAGCGGCAGCGGAAGGGCATCGGCATGA
- a CDS encoding carbohydrate ABC transporter permease, producing MSAGTAQHARRAPAKGRRSRPGSTVPAGRRSGKGARRGTWTPWLYLAPALVVLGGLLVYPIYQLGLISFLEYTQAQVSGGAPTTFQGFANYAELFGDSEFWNVAVATLLFAAVCVVSTLAVGCALAVLLTRVRAIPRLALMLAALGAWATPAITGSTVWVFLFDPDFGPVNKVLVWFGLSGFENYSWTYDRYSAFALVLFEVVWCSFPFVMVTVYAGIRAIPTEVLEAAALDGASTWRIWRTVMAPMLRPILVVVTIQSIIWDFKVFTQIYVMTNGGGIAGQNMVLNVYAYQKAFASSQYSLGSAIGVVMLLILLAVTLVYLRLLRRQGEEL from the coding sequence GTGAGCGCCGGCACCGCACAGCACGCCCGGCGAGCCCCCGCCAAGGGCCGCCGGTCCCGGCCGGGATCCACCGTCCCGGCCGGGCGCCGATCCGGGAAGGGCGCCCGGCGCGGCACCTGGACCCCCTGGCTCTATCTCGCCCCGGCGCTCGTCGTCCTGGGCGGGCTGCTCGTCTACCCCATCTACCAGCTCGGTCTGATCTCCTTCCTGGAGTACACCCAGGCGCAGGTCAGCGGCGGTGCACCGACCACCTTCCAGGGGTTCGCCAACTACGCCGAGCTGTTCGGCGACAGCGAGTTCTGGAACGTCGCCGTCGCCACCCTGCTCTTCGCCGCCGTCTGCGTGGTGTCCACCCTCGCGGTCGGCTGTGCGCTGGCGGTGCTGCTGACGCGCGTACGGGCGATTCCGCGGCTGGCGCTGATGCTGGCCGCGCTCGGCGCCTGGGCCACCCCGGCGATCACCGGCTCGACGGTCTGGGTCTTCCTCTTCGACCCCGACTTCGGGCCGGTGAACAAGGTCCTGGTGTGGTTCGGCCTCTCCGGCTTCGAGAACTACTCCTGGACCTACGACCGCTACAGCGCCTTCGCCCTGGTGCTGTTCGAGGTCGTGTGGTGCTCGTTCCCGTTCGTCATGGTCACCGTCTACGCGGGCATCCGGGCCATCCCCACCGAGGTGCTGGAGGCCGCCGCCCTGGACGGCGCCTCCACCTGGCGGATCTGGCGCACGGTCATGGCGCCGATGCTGCGGCCGATCCTCGTCGTGGTGACCATCCAGTCCATCATCTGGGACTTCAAGGTCTTCACGCAGATCTACGTGATGACGAACGGCGGCGGGATCGCCGGCCAGAACATGGTGCTCAACGTGTACGCGTACCAGAAGGCGTTCGCGTCCTCGCAGTACAGCCTGGGCTCGGCGATCGGCGTGGTGATGCTGCTGATCCTGCTGGCCGTCACGCTGGTCTATCTGCGGCTGCTGCGACGCCAGGGAGAAGAACTGTGA
- a CDS encoding beta-N-acetylhexosaminidase, translated as MTHDAAGLIPAPRHDQSRPGRAGARIHPRRTALAAGPGTEGVARLLRTTLGQALGLALPDGEPGGDDTISLRIDAALEPEGYRLTVADGRVEIAGGTAAGVHWGTQTLRQLLGPDAYRRAPLRGAETGWELAERTVEDAPRFAWRGLMLDVARHFMPKDGVLAYLDLLAAHKLNVFHFHLTDDQGWRVEIRRYPRLTEVGAWRERTKLGHRASPLWDERPHGGHYTQDDIREIVAYAAERHITVVPEIDIPGHSQAAIAAYPELGNTDVIDTASLGVWTTWGINPNVLAPTDNTLRFYENVLEEVLELFPGSFVHIGGDECPKDQWKASPAAQERIRALGLADEDELQSWFIRHFGHWLAARGRRLIGWDEILEGGAPDAPLPEGAAVSSWRGYAGGIAAARAGHDVVMCPEQQVYFDHRQAPGEDEPVPIGYVRTLEDVYRFEPVPPQLTGVGADRVLGAQANVWTEVMEDRRRVDYQTFPRLAAFAEVVWSALPPSPERDFEAFQGRMEAHYARLDALGVSYRPPAGPLPWQRRPGLLGRPREGAPPIV; from the coding sequence ATGACTCACGACGCCGCGGGGCTGATCCCCGCGCCCCGCCATGACCAGAGCCGTCCCGGCCGCGCGGGCGCGCGGATCCACCCGCGGCGCACCGCCCTGGCCGCCGGGCCCGGCACCGAGGGGGTGGCGCGGCTGCTGCGCACCACCCTCGGCCAGGCGCTCGGTCTGGCCCTGCCGGACGGCGAGCCCGGCGGCGACGACACCATCAGCCTGCGGATCGACGCCGCGTTGGAGCCCGAGGGCTACCGGCTCACCGTGGCCGACGGCCGGGTGGAGATCGCGGGCGGCACGGCCGCGGGCGTCCACTGGGGCACCCAGACCCTCCGTCAGCTGCTGGGCCCCGACGCGTACCGCCGCGCCCCGCTCAGGGGCGCGGAGACCGGCTGGGAGCTGGCGGAGCGGACGGTCGAGGACGCGCCGCGGTTCGCCTGGCGCGGGCTGATGCTGGACGTGGCCCGCCACTTCATGCCCAAGGACGGCGTCCTGGCCTATCTGGACCTGCTCGCCGCCCACAAGCTCAATGTGTTCCACTTCCATCTCACCGACGACCAGGGCTGGCGTGTCGAGATCCGCCGCTACCCGAGGCTGACCGAGGTCGGCGCCTGGCGCGAGCGCACCAAGCTGGGCCACCGGGCGTCCCCGCTGTGGGACGAGCGGCCGCACGGCGGTCACTACACCCAGGACGACATCCGCGAGATCGTCGCCTACGCCGCCGAGCGGCATATCACCGTCGTGCCCGAGATCGACATCCCCGGACACTCGCAGGCCGCCATCGCCGCGTACCCGGAGCTGGGCAACACCGATGTCATCGACACCGCCTCCCTCGGAGTCTGGACCACCTGGGGCATCAACCCGAACGTACTCGCCCCCACCGACAACACGCTCCGCTTCTACGAGAACGTGCTGGAAGAGGTCCTGGAGCTGTTCCCCGGCAGCTTCGTCCACATCGGCGGCGACGAGTGCCCCAAGGACCAGTGGAAGGCGTCCCCGGCCGCCCAGGAGCGCATCCGCGCCCTGGGCCTGGCCGACGAGGACGAGCTCCAGAGCTGGTTCATCCGCCACTTCGGCCACTGGCTCGCCGCGCGCGGCCGCCGGCTGATCGGCTGGGACGAGATCCTCGAGGGCGGCGCGCCCGACGCCCCGCTGCCCGAGGGCGCCGCGGTCTCCTCCTGGCGCGGCTACGCGGGCGGGATCGCCGCCGCGCGGGCCGGCCACGACGTCGTCATGTGCCCCGAGCAGCAGGTGTACTTCGACCACCGGCAGGCGCCGGGGGAGGACGAGCCGGTGCCGATCGGCTATGTCCGCACCCTGGAGGACGTCTACCGTTTCGAACCGGTTCCACCGCAGCTCACCGGCGTAGGAGCGGACCGGGTGCTGGGCGCCCAGGCCAATGTCTGGACCGAGGTGATGGAGGACCGCAGGCGGGTGGACTACCAGACCTTCCCCCGGCTCGCCGCCTTCGCCGAGGTCGTCTGGTCGGCGCTGCCGCCGTCTCCCGAACGGGACTTCGAGGCGTTCCAGGGGCGCATGGAGGCACATTACGCGCGCCTGGACGCGCTCGGCGTGAGTTACCGCCCGCCCGCCGGGCCGCTTCCCTGGCAGCGGCGCCCCGGCCTTCTCGGACGCCCGCGCGAGGGGGCGCCCCCGATCGTGTGA